The proteins below come from a single Cyprinus carpio isolate SPL01 unplaced genomic scaffold, ASM1834038v1 S000006580, whole genome shotgun sequence genomic window:
- the LOC109062858 gene encoding insulin-like growth factor-binding protein 1: MRRPCVLVLLVSVVICPADLSPVIGTEPIRCAPCSQEQLDSCPAVSSDCPEVLREPGCGCCMSCALKKGESCGVYTAPCGAGLHCVPRPGDPRPLHALTRGHAVCTEDDQTEDDLDITSDQGSLQYLLGLNRPLDPQDAAEAQESIRAKVNAIRKKVIQQGPCHTELRASLDLITESQQTLGEKFTSFYLPNCDKHGFYKTKQCETSLVGQPPRCWCVSSWNGKRIREDLASDSQCPQELTH, translated from the exons ATGAGAAGGCcgtgtgtgttggtgttgttgGTGAGCGTCGTCATCTGTCCGGCTGATCTTTCTCCGGTGATCGGGACTGAACCCATCCGCTGCGCTCCATGTTCTCAGGAGCAGCTGGACTCCTGCCCCGCCGTGTCCTCGGACTGTCCAGAGGTGCTGCGAGAGCCGGGCTGTGGATGCTGCATGTCCTGTGCGCTGAAGAAAGGAGAGTCCTGTGGTGTTTATACGGCTCCCTGCGGCGCCGGCCTGCACTGCGTCCCGAGACCCGGTGACCCGCGGCCGCTGCACGCACTGACCCGCGGACACGCCGTCTGCACTGAGGATGACCAGACAGAAG ATGACCTGGACATCACGTCTGACCAGGGCTCCCTGCAATACCTGCTGGGACTCAACCGGCCGCTGGACCCGCAGGACGCAGCGGAGGCTCAGGAGAGCATCAGGGCCAAAGTCAATGCCATCCGGAAGAAAGTGATCCAACAG GGTCCGTGTCACACTGAGCTGCGTGCGTCTCTGGATCTGATCACTGAATCGCAGCAGACGTTAGGAGAGAAGTTCACCAGCTTCTACCTGCCCAACTGTGACAAGCACGGGTTCTACAAGACCAAACAG TGTGAGACGTCTCTGGTGGGCCAGCCCCCCCGCTGCTGGTGCGTGTCGTCCTGGAACGGGAAGAGAATCCGTGAGGATCTGGCGTCTGATTCCCAGTGTCCTCAGGAGCTCACGCACTGA